A region from the Lytechinus variegatus isolate NC3 chromosome 6, Lvar_3.0, whole genome shotgun sequence genome encodes:
- the LOC121416441 gene encoding uncharacterized protein LOC121416441: protein MASKFPTKKSGEVDFRKRKGHDMTWSCDKHGEPIKFYCKKHKIPICHPCATKDHSQKPCDLDDIEDVIFERRRQLDEKRPKIQELQEQMKALITKIKTTSTSGSTHLQTINNNIQASYHDKIKSVGEKENRMIRVINEEADEEIRLVNEKRGKRIKYCNTERENERQIIKDKEAKILSEANTISESVSKKIKDLNNKNQHLINTITNIESTIKRISKHDETLVNEAPHLLASIDENLSSNVHQDVSDCLDRIQSEVERVKFVEGEVGGEYYGRIDGYIGKWELVKSIHIPSVVNESRVCGLVSDDEICVRGVGNRDMYVTNINTQHTEKVIDGGVWITSCAPIDSNVIVCGKERDDCTDDRLDGCITLYDRQWKVFRDISIPRNGCRFFCIVYVDVDRDGMIIAAQEDQSNIYVINHANGEIVDTITMPGKKVWGEIQALSSGDIVVKTGNQYTVISRSGEEKAVIQCDEWDWPQCRVDKLTDTLYIAYWDRARKVRRIVKYVKSERSPFNMFISPCLVTPSGNLVGFDGRKLHLYKKIFIL from the coding sequence ATGGCGTCTAAGTTCCCAACAAAGAAGAGTGGAGAGGTCGATTTTCGTAAAAGGAAAGGTCACGACATGACATGGTCGTGTGACAAGCATGGTGAGCCAATCAAATTTTACTGTAAGAAACACAAAATTCCTATTTGTCATCCATGCGCTACCAAAGATCACAGCCAGAAACCATGTGACCTAGACGACATCGAAGATGTCATCTTCGAAAGGAGGAGACAGCTGGATGAAAAACGGCCAAAAATACAGGAACTCCAGGAACAAATGAAAGCCCTCATCACGAAAATAAAGACTACATCAACGTCAGGAAGTACTCATCTTCAGACAATTAACAATAACATTCAAGCATCATATCACGACAAGATCAAATCTGTTGGAGAAAAGGAGAACAGGATGATTAGGGTTATTAACGAGGAGGCAGATGAGGAAATAAGACTCGTTAATGAGAAGAGAGGAAAACGGATCAAATACTGCAACACTGAGAGAGAAAATGAGCGACAAATCATCAAAGACAAAGAAGCTAAAATTCTATCAGAAGCTAACACAATCAGCGAAAGCGTTTCCAAGAAGATCAAAGATCTTAATAATAAGAATCAGCATTTAATAAACACTATTACGAATATTGAATCAACCATCAAACGTATAAGCAAACATGATGAAACATTGGTGAATGAAGCTCCTCACCTACTTGCATctattgatgaaaatttaagTTCGAATGTTCATCAAGATGTTAGCGATTGTCTTGACCGAATACAGAGTGAAGTTGAGAGAGTGAAGTTTGTAGAGGGGGAAGTAGGTGGAGAATACTATGGTAGAATTGATGGATATATCGGTAAATGGGAACTTGTCAAGTCAATCCACATTCCATCGGTTGTTAACGAGTCGCGTGTGTGTGGTTTAGTCAGTGATGATGAGATATGTGTGCGAGGTGTAGGTAACAGAGACATGTATGTTACAAACATCAACACTCAACACACAGAGAAAGTCATTGATGGAGGTGTGTGGATTACATCATGTGCGCCCATAGACAGTAACGTAATAGTATGTGGTAAGGAGAGAGATGATTGCACGGATGACAGGTTAGATGGATGCATCACTCTCTATGACAGACAATGGAAGGTGTTTAGAGACATCAGCATACCAAGGAATGGatgcagatttttttgtattgtatatgTTGATGTTGACAGGGATGGGATGATCATCGCTGCTCAGGAAGATCAGTCTAATATCTACGTCATCAATCATGCTAATGGTGAGATAGTAGACACTATTACGATGCCGGGTAAGAAGGTGTGGGGTGAGATACAAGCCTTGTCATCAGGTGATATCGTTGTGAAGACAGGTAATCAATACACTGTCATCTCACGATCAGGAGAAGAGAAGGCTGTCATACAATGTGATGAGTGGGACTGGCCACAGTGTCGCGTTGACAAACTGACAGACACACTCTACATCGCGTACTGGGATAGAGCGCGTAAGGTAAGGAGGATCGTGAAATACGTGAAATCAGAACGTTCTCCCTTCAACATGTTCATCAGCCCTTGTCTTGTTACTCCTTCTGGTAACCTTGTAGGGTTTGATGGACGCAAGCTTCATCTTTACAAGAAGATATTCATATTGTAA